The Methylobacterium durans nucleotide sequence GTGCACGCCCGCGACGACGCCGCGGCAGAGGCGGCCGAGGCGGCCTTGCGAGCGGCCTACAGGCTGGGGAAGGCGCCGTCGGTGGAACCCGCGGTGCTGGAGCGGGTGGAGTAGCCCCCCTCCTGCCTGAAGGCAGGAGGGGGCCGCGTTGCGCGAGGCCGGACGACCTTACCAGCGGTAGTGGCGGTGGTGCCGGTGATGGTGATGCCGGTGATGATGGTGGCGCCATCCGTGGTGGCGGTGACCCCAGCCATGATGCCTGTGGCGCCAGCCGTGGTGATGGCCCCAGCCATGATGGTGATGGCCACCGCGGACCTGGATCAGCGTGCCGTCAGGCTCGCCGGCGACGGCCGGCGCGGGGGCGAGCGGAGCGGCTTGCGCGAGCGGGGCACCCAGGACGAGGCCGCCGGCGAGGGCGAGAGCGGCGGCGAGGCCGCGGCCTGACCAGCGCGAGCTCAGGGACATGAACGATCTCCTGCTTCCGGTGGGCCGGCGTTGATGCCGGATGGTGCACAACTAGGCACCCCGGCCTGAACGCCCACTGACGGAGATCGCAACACTTTGTTGCAGTTTCAGGTCGCGCCCCTCACGGCCGGCGATAGACCCAGACCCGGGCGGGCGGCAGGTTGAGCCAAACCCGGTTCGAGCGGCTCGCCGTATAGCTGCCGGCCTCGCAACGGGCCGGGATCGGCGGCACCACCGCGTAGGTGAATTGCACGAAGGGCGCTCCCGGCTGCATCAGGTCGTGGGCGCAGTTCAGGAGGTCGAGGCGCTGCTCCAGGGGCTTCGTGAACAGCGGAAGGCTTGAGATCGTGGCGGCCGCGGGCCGCGCCAGCACCCCACCCAACGTGCGGCGGATGTCGTAGGCATCCCCCTGGACCACCGTCACGCCAGGGAAGCGGTGGCGGAGCAGCTCACAGAACCCAGGGTTGAACTCGACGAGGACGAGGCGCTCGGGCGCGATGCCGCGCCGGATCAGCGCCTCGGTGACCGGGCCGGTGCCGGGACCGAGTTCCACCACCGGCCCGTCCACGCGCGGATCGACGTAGGACGCCATGGTGCGGGCCAGCATCTTGCCGGACGGCGTCACCGCGCCCGTCACGAGGGGCCGCTCGAACCAGGAGCGCAGAAAGCGCGCCTCGTCCTCCAGCGGATCGCGCCGCTCGCGCACCACACCGGTTGCAACCATGGCTTTCGCCCTGGAACGACGTAACGGCGGCAAGACCGAAGTCCCTCGAATTGGCAGGCGTGTGGACAGGCTAGACGACGAAAGCCCGACCCCAGTCAAGCCGCACCGTGCGCATGGCGCACAAGCAGCCACCTGCAGGGGCACCGAGGTGCCCCGCTGCAAAGTCCTTAACCGGGCGGTAGTC carries:
- a CDS encoding class I SAM-dependent methyltransferase, which codes for MPPLRRSRAKAMVATGVVRERRDPLEDEARFLRSWFERPLVTGAVTPSGKMLARTMASYVDPRVDGPVVELGPGTGPVTEALIRRGIAPERLVLVEFNPGFCELLRHRFPGVTVVQGDAYDIRRTLGGVLARPAAATISSLPLFTKPLEQRLDLLNCAHDLMQPGAPFVQFTYAVVPPIPARCEAGSYTASRSNRVWLNLPPARVWVYRRP